A genome region from Coffea arabica cultivar ET-39 chromosome 7e, Coffea Arabica ET-39 HiFi, whole genome shotgun sequence includes the following:
- the LOC140011086 gene encoding protein JINGUBANG-like — protein sequence MRSSRGGQMVTESSKNQRRQKFGNILHQSDHAADEEEYHTRISSTSDATPANHDQNSRLSSEINTSLYSTPSYDQSSPCSAPSWDQLASQIPTDLVSPLSGSPWSSHVEMASDSYSYTGLMGSLVREEGHIYSLAATRDMLYTGSDSKSIRVWKNQKEFSGFKSNSGLVKAISIAGERIFTGHQDGKIRMWKVSAKDPSIHKRIGTLPTMKACIKSSIKPSNYVEVRRNRNVVWIRHFDAISSLSLSEDKSLLYSASWDKTIKVWRISDSKCLESIQAHDDAVNTVVAGFDGLVFSGSADGSVKVWRRELQGKGTKHFFSQTLLKQECAVTALAVDPSATILYCGSSDGLVNFWDREKLSHCGILRGHKLAVLCLATAGNLVFTGSADTNICVWKREEGDHICLSVLNGHSGPVKCLAVEEDKVAMGADGYCILYSGSLDKSVKIWRVSPQPAHVQQQQQQITQEAERCAQPRNFPSIHSFSSQNSRVSQRRHF from the coding sequence ATGAGAAGCTCAAGAGGCGGCCAAATGGTAACGGAAAGCAGTAAAAACCAACGGAGACAAAAATTCGGAAACATTTTGCACCAGTCTGATCATGCCGCCGATGAAGAAGAATACCATACCCGCATCAGCAGCACATCTGACGCTACGCCAGCAAATCACGACCAAAATTCTCGACTGAGTTCCGAGATCAATACCTCCCTGTACAGCACGCCTTCTTATGACCAATCATCTCCATGTTCAGCACCCTCATGGGATCAATTAGCATCTCAAATTCCAACCGACCTAGTATCTCCTTTGTCAGGGTCCCCATGGTCCTCCCATGTTGAGATGGCAAGTGATAGTTATTCTTATACTGGTCTAATGGGGTCCCTGGTTCGTGAAGAAGGTCACATTTATTCGTTAGCAGCTACGCGAGACATGTTGTACACGGGATCAGATAGCAAGAGCATAAGGGTGTGGAAGAATCAGAAGGAATTTTCAGGATTCAAATCAAACAGTGGGTTGGTTAAAGCAATTAGTATTGCTGGTGAAAGAATATTTACGGGTCATCAAGATGGAAAAATAAGAATGTGGAAAGTATCTGCCAAGGACCCTAGCATTCACAAGCGCATTGGCACATTGCCGACCATGAAAGCCTGTATTAAAAGTTCAATCAAACCGAGCAATTACGTTGAGGTGAGGAGAAACCGTAATGTGGTCTGGATCAGGCATTTTGATGCCATCTCATCTCTCAGCCTCAGCGAGGATAAGAGCCTTTTGTATTCAGCATCATGGGATAAAACCATTAAGGTTTGGAGAATATCAGATTCAAAATGTTTGGAATCTATACAAGCCCACGACGATGCAGTAAACACTGTCGTTGCAGGATTTGATGGGTTAGTCTTCTCTGGATCAGCTGATGGAAGCGTCAAAGTATGGCGAAGAGAGTTGCAAGGAAAGGGAACAAAACATTTCTTTTCGCAAACTCTGTTAAAGCAAGAATGTGCAGTAACAGCATTGGCTGTCGATCCTTCTGCTACTATTCTCTACTGTGGTTCGTCAGACGGGCTAGTGAATTTTTGGGACCGTGAAAAGCTAAGTCACTGTGGAATTTTGAGGGGTCATAAGCTGGCTGTTCTATGCTTGGCTACAGCAGGGAACTTAGTCTTTACTGGATCAGCTGACACAAATATTTGTGTCTGGAAAAGGGAGGAGGGTGATCATATTTGTTTGTCAGTATTGAATGGCCATTCTGGCCCGGTGAAATGCTTGGCTGTTGAAGAGGACAAGGTTGCAATGGGGGCTGATGGGTATTGTATTCTGTATAGTGGTAGCCTGGATAAGTCGGTCAAGATATGGAGGGTGTCCCCGCAGCCGGCACAtgtgcagcagcagcagcagcagatcACCCAAGAGGCCGAGCGTTGTGCTcaacccagaaattttccatcAATCCATAGCTTCTCGTCACAAAATAGTAGGGTAAGTCAAAGGAGGCATTTCTAG